The Campylobacter curvus genome includes the window GATCGCCGACCTCATCAACGAAAGTAGCGTAAATTTACCTAAAAGCGACAAGCCCGACCTTAAAATGAGCGAAATTTTGACAAAATTTAAAGGACAAACGAATTTTCAAACGCTAAATTCTATACAAACCGGCGGCGACAACACCGCCTATCGCATAAGCGTCACAAATAACGGCAAAATTTTAAACTATTTCGTCGATCCTCGTAGCGGTGAAGTGATCGGCGAGGACAACGGCGAAAATTTCAAACGCATCGTGCTTAGCCTGCACCGAAATTTAGGCCTAGCGCTCATAAACGACAACATCAGCGCAAACATCGGTAAGCAAATCGTCGCCGTAAGCTCGATAATCATGAGCCTGCTGATGATAAGCGGCATTTGGCTCTATGCGCCGCTCATTAAGAAAAATTTCAAAGAGGCGCTTAAATTTAACCTCAAAGCCAAAGGCTACGCGCTGTTTTACAAGCTTCACGCGAGCCTTGGCTTGTGGGTGAGCGTGGCACTCATCGTGATGCCGCTAACAGGGCTTTACTGGTCGTATGGCTGGGTGCGAAGTAGCGTAAATGCGGCCTTTGGCGTCAAAATGGTCCCAAAAAAGATGCCGCCTAAAAATCAAGCGCCGACGCAAATTTCTAAATTTCAAGAGATCGATAAGACTATGGAAATTTTTGTCGCGGGCACTGAGGGTAACTTTACCGCTTTGACGATAAACGTACCGGACGCAAATTCCACCATTTACTCCATCTCTTACTCGCCAAAAGAGAGCCAAAAGATCGGCAGTCTCAAGATCGATACCACTACTGGCGAGATAAAAGAGCGCAAGCTGCTCACAAAAGACGATCTCGTGCCTCAAGGCAAGAAATTTAGCCAAAAGGTCTTAAGGGTGCACACGGGAGAATTTTTAGGTAAGCTTGGTCAGGTGCTATTCGCGTTTATCTGTCTCATCGGTGCGTCGCTATTTTTGACGGGCTTTTTGATGATGTTTAAGCGTATAAATAAGCGCTAAATTCGGCTTTAAAATTTTAGACCATAGCCTTGGCGGCCAAAATTTATATATTTTTTGATAAAATCGCTCTTTGATCCACTAAATTTAAGAGAGAAAAAATGAATCGAAAACGCATCTACAATCCAAGCTCGAACGAAAATTTAACCGATCGACGCGTATTTAACGGCAATCCACACGGTATTTTAAATTTCACCAAGGCAAAATACCAGTGGGCGCTCAAGCTTTGGGATCTAATGGAGGCCAACACCTGGTTTCCCAAAGAGGTCGATACCACCGACGACGTGCGCGACTACGCCTACAACCTCACGGACGCCGAAAAACGCATGTATGACCTCGTGTGGAGTCAGCTCATCTCGATGGACAGCTTTCAGACGAACAACCTCGCCGACAACATCAACCCCTACATCACCGCCCCCGAGATCAACGCCGTGCTAAGCCGCCAAGCCTACGAGGAGGCAAACCACTCCAAGTCCTACGCCGTCATGGTCGAGGCGATCTGCGATAACACCGACCTCATCTACGAGATGGAGAAGCACGACGAGGTCTTACGCGAGAAAAACGACTACATTTCAAGCGTCTATGAGGAGCTAGCGGGCGAAGTCACGGACGAGAAGCTACTGCTTGCCATGGTGGCAAATCAAATTTTAGAGGGCATTTACTTTTACAGCGGCTTTACGGCGATCTACGCGCTGGCACGCGCGGGCAAGATGCTAGGTAGCGCACAGATGATACGCTTTATCCAGCGCGACGAGATCACGCATTTGCTGTTGTTTCAAAATATGATAAATTCCGTGCGCGCCGAGAGAAGCGATCTTTTCACGCCCGAAATGGAAGAGAAAATTTACGATATGTTTGAAAAGGCGGGCAACCTCGAAATCAAATGGGGTCGCTACATCACGCAAAATCAGATCATGGGCTTTACCGACGACATCATCGAGGAATACATCCACTATCTAGTCGATCAGCGTCTAGTCGCCATCGGGCTAAAACGCAAATATAACGCCAAACACCCGATCAAATGGGTCGATGATTTTGCTAAATTTAACGATCAAAAGAGCAACTTTTTTGAGAGTAAGGTTACTAATTACAGCAAGGGTAGTTTGAGTTTTGATGATTTTTAGGCGGATCAACCCTGTCGCAAAGCAACACCCGCCCGCCCCTTGATAAATTTTAAAATTTATAAAATCGAGATTTGATATTTTTTCTAGGGAGGTGCGGCTAGAACGTTTTGTTTACGGTCGTGAAGCGTCTTGAAAAGGGAGGATACGAGCAGTATTCGAGTAGTGCAACGAAGTAGAAAAACCGCCCATGTCCCTTAGACAAACGCCGACCCCAGCACGTTCAAGGTTGCTACCTTAAGATGGGGTTAAAATTTAAGGCTCTGTTTCTAATAAAGTAAAGCGAAGTCAAACCTTGTGAAGCGACGCTATCGCCGCCGATTTACAGGGAAGCGACAGCTGACCGCGTAAATCGTGCTACATGTTCGGCGTCTTGCGGAGTGAACAGGGTTTGCGAAGCAGACATCAATACTCTGATATAACAGAGCCAAATTTAAAAAGGAAAAAATGAATCTTTTAAGCGTGGTTTTAAAAGCCAAAAACGCAAACGATCGCACTGAGGA containing:
- a CDS encoding ribonucleotide-diphosphate reductase subunit beta; protein product: MNRKRIYNPSSNENLTDRRVFNGNPHGILNFTKAKYQWALKLWDLMEANTWFPKEVDTTDDVRDYAYNLTDAEKRMYDLVWSQLISMDSFQTNNLADNINPYITAPEINAVLSRQAYEEANHSKSYAVMVEAICDNTDLIYEMEKHDEVLREKNDYISSVYEELAGEVTDEKLLLAMVANQILEGIYFYSGFTAIYALARAGKMLGSAQMIRFIQRDEITHLLLFQNMINSVRAERSDLFTPEMEEKIYDMFEKAGNLEIKWGRYITQNQIMGFTDDIIEEYIHYLVDQRLVAIGLKRKYNAKHPIKWVDDFAKFNDQKSNFFESKVTNYSKGSLSFDDF
- a CDS encoding PepSY-associated TM helix domain-containing protein, translating into MLLKRNKIIFNIHLLLGLIAALPLLIMTLSAPFVSYRAQIADLINESSVNLPKSDKPDLKMSEILTKFKGQTNFQTLNSIQTGGDNTAYRISVTNNGKILNYFVDPRSGEVIGEDNGENFKRIVLSLHRNLGLALINDNISANIGKQIVAVSSIIMSLLMISGIWLYAPLIKKNFKEALKFNLKAKGYALFYKLHASLGLWVSVALIVMPLTGLYWSYGWVRSSVNAAFGVKMVPKKMPPKNQAPTQISKFQEIDKTMEIFVAGTEGNFTALTINVPDANSTIYSISYSPKESQKIGSLKIDTTTGEIKERKLLTKDDLVPQGKKFSQKVLRVHTGEFLGKLGQVLFAFICLIGASLFLTGFLMMFKRINKR